From the genome of Thermogutta terrifontis, one region includes:
- a CDS encoding sulfotransferase: MQQAIVLGIGSGRCGTLSLAQLLSRQPGVMVSHEDPPLLPWDRQAGDRVIRERFARWRRTRQATIVGDVASFYLPYVEDAIALEPAIRVVCLKRPREEVVRSFCQWLDRVQPLPTNHWAVEPAEGWYHDPIWTRIFPQYNIQDRKEGIRRYWEEYYAKVDELVRRYPKHMRVFDTDWALNTADGLRELLTFVGIPPEQQVVAAGLRVNKVPSRPGPGAFERASWAALDPRRCVILVPFAGHILPHCERALKELERRGYAVWRVGGYAAIDQGRNQMATDALRAGFEETMWIDADIDFHPDAVEQLRSHRLPIVCGIYPQKGKRALACHILPGTRAIVFGEGGGLVELLYGATGFMLVHRRVYERMQHRLRLPVCNERFGSPMVPFFQPLVHPWEDGHWYLAEDYAFCQRARQCGFRIMADTTVRLWHIGSYAFGWEDAGMERPRLASFTLHFPDQ; the protein is encoded by the coding sequence ATGCAGCAAGCGATCGTCTTGGGCATAGGGAGTGGACGGTGCGGGACGTTATCGCTGGCCCAGTTGCTGAGCCGGCAGCCAGGCGTAATGGTTTCACATGAGGACCCGCCGCTCTTGCCCTGGGATCGGCAAGCGGGCGACCGTGTCATTCGAGAGCGGTTTGCCCGCTGGCGCCGCACGCGGCAGGCGACCATCGTGGGCGACGTAGCCTCGTTCTATCTGCCGTACGTGGAAGACGCCATTGCGCTGGAACCGGCGATCCGCGTCGTGTGTCTCAAGCGGCCGCGGGAAGAAGTGGTACGCAGCTTCTGCCAGTGGCTCGATCGGGTGCAGCCGCTGCCCACGAACCACTGGGCCGTGGAGCCAGCCGAGGGGTGGTATCACGATCCGATCTGGACCCGCATCTTTCCGCAGTATAACATCCAGGACCGCAAGGAGGGCATTCGTCGCTACTGGGAGGAGTATTACGCGAAGGTGGACGAACTGGTGCGGCGGTATCCGAAACACATGCGGGTGTTCGACACTGATTGGGCGCTCAACACGGCGGATGGTCTGCGGGAGCTGTTGACGTTTGTGGGCATTCCGCCCGAGCAACAGGTGGTAGCGGCCGGTCTGCGGGTGAACAAGGTGCCAAGTCGGCCCGGGCCGGGAGCGTTTGAACGGGCGTCGTGGGCTGCTTTAGACCCGCGTCGGTGCGTGATTCTGGTGCCCTTTGCCGGGCACATTCTCCCGCACTGCGAGCGCGCCTTGAAGGAGTTGGAGCGCCGGGGGTATGCGGTGTGGCGCGTGGGAGGCTATGCGGCTATCGACCAGGGACGAAACCAGATGGCCACTGACGCCCTGCGGGCCGGTTTCGAGGAGACGATGTGGATCGACGCCGACATTGATTTTCATCCCGATGCCGTGGAGCAATTACGGTCGCACCGGCTGCCGATCGTCTGCGGCATCTATCCGCAGAAGGGCAAGCGGGCGCTGGCCTGCCACATCCTTCCGGGCACGCGTGCGATAGTCTTCGGGGAAGGGGGCGGGCTGGTCGAACTGTTGTATGGGGCGACGGGGTTCATGCTGGTGCACCGACGGGTATACGAGCGGATGCAGCACAGGTTGCGGCTGCCGGTTTGCAACGAGCGATTCGGCTCTCCGATGGTACCTTTTTTCCAGCCGTTGGTCCATCCGTGGGAGGACGGGCACTGGTATCTGGCCGAGGATTATGCGTTTTGTCAGCGGGCGCGGCAATGCGGATTCCGCATCATGGCCGACACTACGGTGCGGCTGTGGCACATTGGCAGCTATGCTTTCGGCTGGGAGGATGCGGGGATGGAACGACCGCGGTTGGCAAGCTTCACGTTGCATTTTCCCGACCAGTAG
- a CDS encoding transposase produces MWCIPPQQNGQFVARMERVLQVYCRPYDPRRPVVCMDEQAVQLVSWSRQPVPMSRGRAKRIDYEYVRRGTCTVWMFVEPLGCWRDVRVSVQKTAIDWAHQVRALVDDPRYADVERITLVRDNLNTHDIGSLYEAFDPQEAARLAEKLEIVHTPKHGSW; encoded by the coding sequence ATGTGGTGCATTCCGCCACAGCAGAACGGGCAGTTTGTGGCGCGGATGGAGCGGGTGTTGCAGGTTTATTGCCGCCCCTACGATCCGCGTCGGCCGGTGGTGTGCATGGACGAGCAGGCGGTGCAGTTGGTCAGTTGGTCACGGCAGCCGGTACCCATGAGCCGTGGCCGTGCCAAGCGGATCGACTACGAGTATGTGCGTCGAGGGACGTGCACGGTGTGGATGTTTGTCGAACCGCTGGGCTGCTGGCGTGATGTCCGTGTCAGTGTGCAGAAGACAGCTATCGACTGGGCCCATCAGGTTCGGGCCCTGGTCGATGATCCGCGTTATGCCGATGTGGAGCGAATCACCCTGGTGCGCGACAACTTGAACACGCACGACATCGGTTCGTTGTACGAAGCATTTGACCCTCAGGAAGCGGCGCGGCTGGCGGAGAAGCTGGAAATCGTTCACACGCCGAAACATGGGAGCTGGTGA
- a CDS encoding helix-turn-helix domain-containing protein — protein MAHKYVLKLTGEERAELEGIAKGTRGRQSIAAWKVQRARALLKCDQGEHGPGWPDHRVAAAVEATERSIQNWRKQAVLEGPLSVLQRKERSRPPTPRKLDGEGEAKLVQLACSAPPEGHSRWTLRLLAARLVELEVVDSISYETVRRTLKKTN, from the coding sequence ATGGCTCACAAGTATGTGTTGAAACTCACTGGGGAAGAACGTGCCGAACTGGAAGGGATTGCCAAGGGAACTCGAGGCCGCCAGTCGATCGCCGCCTGGAAGGTCCAGCGGGCCAGGGCGCTGCTGAAATGCGACCAGGGCGAGCACGGGCCGGGATGGCCGGACCATCGGGTGGCGGCGGCTGTGGAGGCGACGGAGCGCTCGATCCAGAACTGGCGGAAGCAGGCCGTGCTGGAAGGACCGCTATCGGTGCTTCAGCGGAAGGAACGGTCCCGGCCACCGACTCCGCGGAAGCTCGACGGAGAGGGTGAAGCGAAGCTGGTGCAACTGGCTTGTTCGGCACCGCCGGAGGGCCATTCCCGCTGGACGTTGCGGCTGCTGGCAGCCCGTCTGGTGGAACTGGAAGTGGTGGACTCGATCAGCTACGAAACGGTGCGGCGGACGCTAAAAAAAACGAACTGA
- a CDS encoding tyrosine-type recombinase/integrase, with amino-acid sequence MAYIFKKVITRWLYQGERVTAAKAKRLIKQGKPVEKVQEQSRKWYIRLRLPNGQVKEYPGYTDKKATLAYAAELERDAERLAAGVIRPTDRFLREPVENHLADFQRDLQARGRTPKHITLTLSRIRKVFSVANVETLGDIRPQAIRDAILSLDVSTETRNHHLVACKALSRWLWKHGKLPDDPLAGLSRWNAEVDRRVKRRALTADELRRLIEATERSPRVFRGLTGRDRAALYLLASYSGFRASELASLTRGALALDSNPPTVTVEAAYAKNKRQDTIPLPADVAGYLRHWLSARPTIPAPATKLWPGTWNERAAKMIALDLEEAGIPVETESGRLDFHSLRGTYATLLARVGVNLQTAQALMRHSDPKLTARTYTKLGITDLGETVRRLDVALPARSGDDQANITHQEG; translated from the coding sequence ATGGCCTACATCTTCAAGAAGGTAATTACCCGGTGGCTATACCAGGGGGAGCGGGTGACGGCGGCCAAGGCCAAGCGACTCATCAAGCAAGGAAAGCCCGTTGAAAAGGTCCAAGAGCAATCCCGCAAGTGGTACATCCGGCTTCGACTCCCCAACGGCCAAGTGAAGGAATACCCCGGCTACACGGACAAGAAGGCCACACTGGCCTATGCCGCGGAGCTGGAGCGGGACGCGGAGCGGCTGGCTGCCGGGGTGATTCGCCCCACGGATAGGTTTCTTCGTGAACCGGTGGAAAACCACCTGGCCGACTTCCAGCGTGACTTGCAGGCCCGGGGTAGAACCCCCAAGCATATCACGCTCACGCTCTCCCGCATCCGCAAGGTGTTTTCGGTGGCTAACGTCGAAACTCTCGGCGATATTCGCCCGCAAGCCATCCGGGACGCGATTCTTTCCCTGGACGTGAGCACCGAAACCCGCAACCATCATCTTGTTGCATGCAAGGCGTTGTCCCGGTGGTTATGGAAACACGGCAAGCTGCCCGATGATCCACTGGCTGGACTCTCCCGCTGGAACGCTGAAGTGGATAGGCGGGTGAAACGAAGAGCACTGACCGCTGATGAATTGCGACGGCTGATCGAAGCGACAGAACGAAGCCCACGTGTTTTCCGAGGTCTAACGGGGCGGGATAGGGCGGCCCTCTATCTGTTGGCCAGTTACTCTGGCTTTCGGGCGTCGGAGTTAGCCAGTTTGACGCGGGGGGCGTTAGCCCTGGATAGCAATCCGCCGACAGTTACCGTGGAAGCGGCTTACGCCAAGAACAAGCGACAGGATACCATCCCGCTTCCCGCTGACGTTGCGGGGTATCTTCGCCACTGGCTGAGCGCTCGGCCAACGATTCCTGCCCCGGCTACCAAGCTTTGGCCGGGAACGTGGAATGAGCGGGCAGCCAAGATGATTGCCCTGGACTTAGAGGAAGCGGGAATCCCCGTAGAAACCGAAAGCGGACGGCTGGACTTCCATTCGCTTCGTGGAACCTACGCCACACTGTTGGCCCGGGTGGGCGTCAATCTTCAAACAGCCCAAGCCCTCATGCGACACAGTGACCCGAAGTTGACGGCCAGAACCTACACCAAGTTGGGCATCACTGACCTTGGGGAAACGGTGCGCCGGCTGGATGTAGCCCTACCCGCCCGGAGCGGTGATGACCAGGCGAACATCACCCACCAAGAGGGATGA
- a CDS encoding RNA polymerase sigma factor — protein MPHDEYANLLERFRDGDPTALAELYDRFAGRLYRVAFRMLGEHALAEDAVQEVFLGVLKVRYRLGTVEDLSAYLFCCLRRAVARLQAVRHRDQQAECDRFHNSATCTPEGQHGETIWSETVLQAIHRLPSEQQEVVLLKIDGELTFAEIATVLGISPNTAASRYRYALQKLRQYLCSQGEERNHGLAGQSES, from the coding sequence ATGCCCCATGATGAGTATGCCAACCTCCTCGAAAGATTCCGCGACGGCGATCCGACAGCCCTGGCCGAGTTGTACGATCGCTTTGCGGGGCGTTTGTACCGCGTAGCGTTCAGGATGCTCGGGGAACATGCCCTGGCCGAGGACGCCGTGCAGGAGGTCTTTCTGGGGGTTTTGAAGGTGCGTTATCGCCTGGGCACGGTGGAAGATCTCTCCGCCTACCTGTTTTGTTGCCTACGGAGGGCGGTGGCAAGACTCCAGGCCGTTCGACACCGCGATCAACAAGCGGAATGTGATCGCTTCCACAACTCGGCGACTTGCACGCCGGAAGGGCAACACGGGGAAACGATCTGGTCGGAAACGGTGCTTCAGGCGATCCATCGCCTGCCATCGGAACAGCAAGAGGTCGTTCTGCTGAAAATCGATGGCGAACTGACGTTTGCCGAAATCGCGACGGTACTGGGAATCAGCCCGAATACGGCAGCCAGTCGCTATCGCTACGCTCTGCAAAAACTTCGTCAATACCTGTGTTCTCAGGGAGAAGAGCGTAACCATGGCCTCGCCGGACAATCTGAGAGCTGA
- a CDS encoding DUF1559 domain-containing protein, producing MEYCTIPQHGASGARRAAFTLVELLVVIAIVGLLVGLLLPAVQAAREAARRASCTNNLRQMGLGLHNYHQAMGCFPPGGIEHRAMINPKTGRPYGPAGRQLAWSVFLLPYVEQKPLYDRIDTGKPFDAPENAEAAATILPLYICPSATNQRELRQGRGPCDYGGIYGERITSPNNPPKGMMLYDCALTVADCTDGTSCTLIISEDSGFRDGQWINGLNVFDQAFAINKAPAFENDIRSKHPGGANALFTDGSVHFLKETMDLKVLAALCTRAGGEVVGEW from the coding sequence ATGGAATATTGCACGATTCCGCAGCACGGCGCTTCCGGTGCGCGCCGGGCCGCCTTCACCCTGGTGGAATTGTTGGTTGTTATCGCCATTGTGGGGCTGCTGGTGGGGCTCCTTTTGCCGGCTGTGCAGGCAGCTCGCGAGGCCGCACGCCGCGCCTCCTGCACCAACAATCTCCGCCAAATGGGGCTGGGCCTGCACAATTACCATCAGGCGATGGGCTGCTTCCCGCCTGGAGGCATAGAACATCGCGCGATGATCAATCCCAAAACCGGCAGACCCTACGGTCCTGCCGGACGGCAGCTTGCATGGTCTGTTTTTCTCCTTCCGTATGTGGAGCAGAAACCTCTCTATGATCGCATCGACACGGGTAAACCGTTCGATGCACCGGAGAATGCCGAAGCGGCTGCCACTATCTTGCCGCTTTATATCTGCCCCAGCGCGACCAACCAGCGTGAATTGCGACAGGGACGTGGTCCATGCGATTACGGGGGTATCTACGGGGAACGCATCACCAGCCCCAACAATCCGCCCAAGGGGATGATGCTCTATGACTGCGCACTGACGGTGGCCGACTGCACGGACGGGACATCCTGCACGCTGATCATTTCGGAGGACTCGGGATTCCGCGACGGTCAGTGGATCAACGGTCTGAACGTGTTTGATCAGGCTTTCGCCATCAACAAAGCCCCGGCTTTCGAGAACGACATCCGGAGCAAACACCCGGGCGGTGCGAACGCACTTTTTACGGACGGATCGGTGCACTTTCTTAAGGAAACGATGGATCTGAAAGTCCTGGCGGCCCTTTGCACCCGCGCGGGTGGAGAGGTTGTCGGTGAATGGTGA